The Solibacillus sp. FSL W7-1436 genome window below encodes:
- a CDS encoding M3 family oligoendopeptidase — MVTFKDFDYKRPDLEQMKEQTAALLEEFKAATTVDEQSEVIEKLNAIRNTFSTMANLVYVRASIDTNDDYYQKERDYFDEVSPMADELVFNYYTELVKSPFRAQLEEKWGTQLFALAENLLKGFSPAVIELMQKENRLTSEYSKLVASAQIEFDGKTLTLAQLGPYAESTEREVRKAAREASADFYASNKEKFDQIYDELVKLRHEIAAKLGFKNYVELAYVNMNRVDYNAEMVAKFREQVRENIVPLATKLYERQAERIGVEDFKFYDEGLTFLTGNAVPQGDPEWIINNGKKMYEELSEETGEFFNYMIEHDLMDLVAKKGKESGGYCTFIEDYESPFIFSNFNGTSGDIDVLTHEAGHAFQVYSSRNIGIPEYLWPTYESAEIHSMSMEFFTWPWMELFFKHQTDKYKFSHLSSGLLFLPYGVAVDEFQHVVYENPQMTPAERNAAWKEIESKYLPHRDYDGHDYLESGAIWQRQGHIYSSPFYYIDYTLAQICAFQFWKRSREDFEGAWKDYLHLCSLGGSFAFTKLVEEAGLISPFDDGCVESVVGTIEDYLNSIDDKKL, encoded by the coding sequence TTGGTAACATTTAAAGACTTTGACTATAAACGTCCGGATTTAGAACAAATGAAAGAACAGACAGCTGCATTATTGGAAGAATTTAAAGCTGCAACTACTGTAGATGAACAAAGCGAAGTGATCGAAAAATTAAATGCGATCCGCAATACATTTTCTACAATGGCCAATCTTGTCTATGTACGTGCATCAATTGATACAAATGACGATTACTACCAAAAAGAGCGTGACTATTTTGATGAAGTAAGCCCAATGGCAGATGAGCTTGTTTTTAATTACTATACAGAACTGGTGAAATCGCCTTTCCGTGCACAACTGGAAGAAAAATGGGGCACGCAGCTATTTGCATTAGCCGAAAATTTATTGAAAGGTTTCTCTCCTGCAGTAATCGAGCTTATGCAAAAAGAAAACAGATTAACATCTGAATACAGCAAGCTCGTTGCTTCGGCTCAGATTGAATTTGACGGCAAAACATTGACATTGGCACAGCTTGGACCATATGCTGAATCGACTGAGCGTGAAGTTCGTAAAGCGGCACGTGAAGCGAGTGCAGATTTCTATGCTTCGAATAAAGAAAAATTCGATCAGATTTATGATGAGTTAGTAAAGCTTCGTCATGAAATCGCGGCAAAATTAGGATTTAAAAACTATGTGGAACTTGCCTATGTCAATATGAACCGTGTTGACTACAATGCAGAGATGGTCGCAAAATTCCGTGAGCAAGTACGTGAAAACATCGTGCCGCTTGCAACAAAACTGTACGAGCGCCAAGCAGAACGCATCGGTGTGGAAGACTTCAAATTCTATGATGAAGGCTTAACATTCCTAACAGGAAATGCCGTTCCTCAAGGTGACCCGGAATGGATTATTAATAACGGTAAAAAAATGTACGAAGAACTATCAGAAGAAACAGGTGAGTTCTTCAACTATATGATCGAACATGACCTGATGGATCTGGTTGCGAAAAAAGGTAAGGAAAGCGGCGGATACTGTACGTTTATCGAAGACTACGAATCACCGTTCATCTTCTCGAACTTTAATGGCACATCTGGTGATATCGATGTACTGACACATGAGGCAGGACATGCATTCCAAGTGTATTCAAGCCGAAATATTGGGATTCCGGAATACTTATGGCCGACATATGAGTCAGCAGAAATCCATTCTATGAGTATGGAATTCTTCACGTGGCCTTGGATGGAGCTATTCTTCAAGCACCAGACTGATAAGTATAAATTCTCGCACTTAAGCAGCGGGCTACTATTCTTGCCATACGGTGTAGCGGTCGATGAGTTCCAGCATGTCGTGTATGAAAACCCGCAAATGACACCAGCTGAGCGCAATGCTGCATGGAAGGAAATCGAATCGAAGTATTTACCGCATCGAGACTATGATGGTCATGACTATTTAGAATCAGGAGCTATTTGGCAGCGCCAAGGCCATATTTATTCATCTCCATTCTATTATATCGACTACACATTAGCGCAAATTTGTGCATTCCAGTTCTGGAAGCGTTCACGAGAAGATTTTGAAGGCGCTTGGAAAGACTATCTGCACCTATGCAGTCTTGGCGGTTCATTTGCTTTCACAAAACTTGTTGAGGAAGCGGGCTTAATCTCGCCATTTGACGACGGCTGTGTGGAGTCGGTTGTAGGGACAATCGAAGACTATTTAAATTCAATTGACGACAAAAAGCTATAA
- a CDS encoding AI-2E family transporter codes for MTRKLWFQVGVGILLTLLIIKYFIEIHPIFNPIIIIFTTILVPLLLGGVLYYISEPLQRILEKRGMPRWGSLITIVLIIAGLLAGFLILVGTPIANQVNRLVENAPTIAKDIEEAADFILDNRENIPMLPPQIEEFIASVTTSIQDIAVASSKYLVSFLSGAVTVTLTLVLAPFFFIFMLKDHEKFAPQIYGIFSGERRTWVKKTLEDIDNVLRSYVQGQVLVSFLLAIMMYIGYLIIGLDYSLLLALFAFFMNMIPFIGPWLSLVPAVIVALLNNPFDIIWVGVVTLIAQQVESNLITPNVMGRSLDIHPLTVISIVLAAGNIAGFIGILIAIPTYCVLKVIVQNIYEERKQIKEAATKNV; via the coding sequence ATGACCAGAAAACTGTGGTTCCAAGTGGGCGTAGGAATTTTACTTACATTATTAATCATCAAATATTTTATTGAAATTCATCCGATTTTTAATCCGATTATCATCATTTTTACGACAATTCTTGTACCGTTATTACTCGGTGGGGTGCTCTATTATATTTCGGAGCCATTGCAGCGTATATTGGAAAAGCGAGGTATGCCGAGATGGGGAAGTTTAATAACGATTGTCCTTATAATTGCTGGTTTATTAGCAGGCTTTCTGATTCTAGTTGGTACTCCGATTGCAAACCAAGTTAACAGACTTGTTGAAAATGCACCGACGATCGCTAAGGATATTGAAGAAGCAGCTGATTTTATTTTAGATAATAGGGAAAATATCCCGATGCTGCCACCGCAAATAGAAGAGTTTATAGCATCAGTAACCACTTCTATTCAAGATATTGCTGTCGCTAGTAGTAAATATCTAGTTTCATTTTTGAGTGGAGCGGTAACGGTAACATTAACATTGGTACTGGCGCCATTTTTCTTTATTTTTATGTTGAAAGACCATGAAAAATTCGCTCCTCAAATTTACGGTATATTTTCCGGGGAACGCCGCACATGGGTGAAGAAAACATTGGAAGATATCGATAACGTATTAAGAAGCTATGTACAGGGACAGGTACTGGTCAGCTTTTTACTCGCGATTATGATGTACATCGGTTATTTGATCATTGGTTTGGATTATTCATTGTTACTTGCTCTTTTTGCATTTTTCATGAATATGATTCCATTTATCGGACCATGGCTTTCCCTCGTACCGGCAGTGATTGTAGCACTTCTTAATAACCCATTTGACATTATTTGGGTCGGTGTTGTAACGCTTATCGCACAACAAGTAGAAAGTAACCTGATTACACCGAATGTTATGGGACGTTCTTTGGATATCCATCCGTTGACGGTAATTTCAATCGTATTGGCAGCAGGGAATATTGCCGGTTTTATCGGAATTTTAATCGCCATTCCTACGTACTGTGTCCTTAAAGTAATCGTTCAAAATATTTATGAAGAACGCAAACAGATTAAAGAAGCAGCCACAAAGAATGTGTAA
- a CDS encoding methyl-accepting chemotaxis protein, whose translation MKRMDKLGSRIILMIGIIFAVILLLTIIMLQFNSARSVQSSVKERTIEVASNIVNYIDVEKYEQLIEEPEANATYWELREQLNELREYNGVLYAYTYFVPEENGEVTLLVDGMPADDTENAGMLGDPSGSTKYEHIERVNEDGRFASDLLSSDFGEYITGIVPVKNDAGETIAYLGVDIDASYISALTENVAKEIVPIIALIFIIIFIAALFGIYSYIRRALSPLQTLNKAAENLASGDIVESQAMLDKLNFKTNNEITAFAKNFQSSLVELSATFQVLKERTDGLGQVVDLIEKSTERVNTSNGKMVENITTISHSGSLQQVSNNEVNAAMNEMAIGIQKLADTFNEIAEISSDMTNLVEDGAQSSGNVVGQIQGVEKSVENTAVLVKEMGENFHSIKEMVTVITNISDQTNLLALNAAIEAARAGEAGKGFAVVADEVKKLAEMSRTSAEEISGHLQKFSHITDRLLVEIDMTTTDVKEGTVAVGEIGQRLEQILNSVLNVNNRIQDDSAVVEQMSAGAEQILASTEEMSRLVNDTSDYAKHLALASDEQTLVVDDLTKAVEELDSHSRQVVLEMDKFKI comes from the coding sequence ATGAAAAGAATGGACAAATTAGGTAGTAGAATCATATTGATGATCGGCATTATTTTCGCCGTTATTTTACTATTAACGATTATTATGCTTCAGTTTAATTCCGCTCGTTCAGTTCAGTCATCGGTGAAAGAACGTACGATAGAAGTAGCTAGTAATATCGTAAATTATATAGATGTAGAAAAGTATGAACAACTTATTGAAGAGCCGGAAGCAAATGCAACATATTGGGAATTACGTGAACAGTTAAATGAATTACGCGAATACAATGGTGTCTTGTATGCCTATACCTATTTTGTTCCAGAGGAGAATGGGGAAGTTACCTTATTAGTTGATGGTATGCCGGCAGATGATACCGAAAACGCCGGAATGCTGGGTGACCCATCAGGCTCTACAAAGTATGAGCATATTGAGCGTGTTAACGAAGACGGCCGGTTCGCATCCGATCTTTTAAGCAGTGATTTTGGTGAATATATTACCGGTATTGTTCCGGTTAAAAATGATGCAGGAGAAACGATAGCCTATTTAGGTGTTGATATCGACGCATCGTATATTTCTGCTTTAACAGAGAATGTAGCAAAAGAAATTGTCCCAATTATTGCGCTCATTTTCATCATTATTTTTATAGCAGCCTTATTCGGAATCTATTCTTATATCCGTCGGGCATTATCTCCATTACAAACATTGAATAAAGCAGCAGAAAATCTGGCTTCAGGTGATATTGTTGAATCACAGGCGATGTTAGATAAGCTGAATTTTAAAACGAACAATGAAATCACAGCGTTCGCAAAAAATTTCCAAAGCTCGCTTGTCGAGTTATCTGCCACATTCCAAGTATTGAAGGAACGGACAGATGGACTTGGACAAGTTGTCGATCTAATCGAAAAATCTACAGAACGTGTGAACACATCAAACGGAAAAATGGTAGAAAATATTACCACAATTTCACACAGCGGTTCATTACAGCAAGTAAGCAACAATGAAGTAAATGCCGCAATGAATGAAATGGCAATCGGCATTCAGAAACTGGCTGATACATTCAATGAGATTGCCGAAATTTCTTCTGATATGACAAACCTTGTTGAAGATGGCGCACAAAGTTCCGGTAATGTAGTCGGGCAGATTCAGGGGGTAGAAAAATCGGTTGAAAATACAGCTGTGCTTGTTAAAGAAATGGGAGAAAACTTCCACTCGATCAAAGAAATGGTGACAGTCATTACGAATATTTCGGATCAGACGAATTTACTGGCGCTGAATGCAGCAATTGAAGCAGCACGTGCCGGAGAAGCCGGAAAAGGATTTGCGGTTGTGGCGGATGAAGTGAAGAAACTGGCAGAAATGTCCCGTACATCAGCGGAGGAAATTTCCGGTCACCTGCAAAAATTCTCGCATATTACGGACCGTTTACTAGTTGAGATTGATATGACGACAACGGATGTTAAAGAAGGAACGGTGGCAGTAGGTGAAATCGGTCAGCGCTTAGAACAGATTTTAAATTCTGTATTGAATGTCAACAATCGCATTCAGGACGATTCAGCAGTTGTTGAACAAATGTCGGCAGGTGCAGAACAAATTTTAGCTTCGACTGAGGAAATGAGCCGTCTAGTGAATGATACTTCCGACTATGCAAAACATTTGGCCCTTGCTTCAGATGAACAAACACTCGTAGTCGATGATTTAACAAAAGCGGTTGAAGAGTTGGATAGCCATTCTCGGCAAGTTGTATTGGAAATGGATAAATTCAAAATATAA